A DNA window from Gemmatimonadaceae bacterium contains the following coding sequences:
- a CDS encoding cyclomaltodextrinase N-terminal domain-containing protein, whose amino-acid sequence MIRASRRIALALTFSAGALRAQAPSVSKVEPPNWWANHSINPVRVLVRGAHLAGARASCAPLVCGAVTVNAAGTYAMLDVRIAPTIKPGDYPITLTTAQGSAKAPFTVSAQLPTMGRFQGFSNDDVIYLIMPDRFANGDTTNDRTKKSPGILDRTKRRWYHGGDLAGVRKQLPYLKSLGITALWMTPVYDQNDGEDTKEVYDGQTSTGYHGYGAVDFYNVDEHLGTLAELRALTDEAHAMGIKLVMDMVANHTGPYHPWVKDAPTPTWFHGTEAQHPNNDWQTWTLRDQAANLAMTKTVLDGWFVNILPDLNQDDPEVAKYIIQNTLWWAGVSGIDAIRQDTWQYVPVKFWRDWMAAIKKQYPKMNVVGEVLDGDPAHIAYFEGTHVTPDGVKTGVDYMFDFPMHFVMREAFARGGSLREVVKMLSRDFLYANPNAMVTLLGLHDEPRFMGERGATVAGLKLAYTLLLTNRGTPMLYYGDEIAMPGGGDPDNRRDFPGGWPGDATNAFTPAGRTADQQSVWTHIQTLLQLRAKTPALRTGKIEHLLATEQQFVYRRGTVVVAINNANTPATVTLPVPAIGSDVLKACASLSGTALTIPARSSCVFVP is encoded by the coding sequence ATGATTCGAGCGTCCCGCCGCATCGCTCTGGCATTGACCTTCAGCGCGGGCGCGCTGAGGGCGCAGGCGCCCAGTGTCAGCAAGGTCGAACCGCCCAATTGGTGGGCGAACCACAGCATCAACCCCGTGCGCGTGCTCGTGCGCGGGGCGCACCTGGCGGGCGCACGCGCGTCGTGTGCGCCGCTGGTCTGCGGTGCGGTGACCGTGAATGCGGCCGGCACCTACGCGATGCTCGATGTGCGCATCGCGCCAACGATCAAGCCGGGTGACTATCCCATCACGCTGACCACGGCACAGGGGAGCGCGAAGGCACCCTTCACCGTGAGCGCCCAGCTCCCCACGATGGGGCGCTTTCAGGGCTTCTCGAACGATGACGTGATCTATCTGATCATGCCCGATCGGTTCGCGAACGGCGATACCACCAATGATCGCACCAAGAAGTCGCCGGGGATTCTCGATCGCACCAAGCGGCGCTGGTACCACGGCGGAGACCTCGCCGGCGTACGCAAGCAGCTGCCGTACCTCAAGTCGCTCGGCATCACCGCGCTCTGGATGACGCCGGTGTACGATCAGAACGACGGCGAGGATACCAAGGAGGTCTACGATGGTCAGACCAGCACCGGCTATCACGGCTACGGCGCGGTGGACTTCTACAACGTGGACGAGCACCTCGGTACGCTCGCTGAGCTGCGCGCGCTGACGGATGAGGCGCACGCGATGGGGATCAAGCTGGTGATGGACATGGTCGCGAACCACACCGGCCCCTATCACCCATGGGTGAAGGACGCGCCGACGCCGACCTGGTTCCATGGCACCGAAGCCCAGCATCCGAACAACGACTGGCAGACGTGGACGCTGCGCGACCAGGCCGCGAATCTGGCCATGACGAAAACGGTGCTCGACGGCTGGTTCGTGAACATCCTGCCCGATCTCAATCAGGATGATCCGGAGGTCGCGAAGTACATCATCCAGAACACCCTCTGGTGGGCCGGCGTCAGCGGCATCGATGCCATCCGTCAGGATACGTGGCAGTACGTGCCGGTGAAGTTCTGGCGCGACTGGATGGCCGCGATCAAGAAGCAGTATCCGAAGATGAACGTGGTGGGTGAAGTACTCGACGGCGACCCGGCCCACATTGCGTACTTCGAAGGCACGCATGTCACGCCGGACGGCGTGAAGACGGGGGTGGACTACATGTTCGACTTCCCGATGCACTTCGTGATGCGCGAGGCCTTCGCCCGCGGCGGCTCGCTGCGGGAAGTGGTGAAGATGCTGTCGCGCGACTTCCTCTATGCCAATCCGAACGCGATGGTGACGCTGCTCGGGCTGCACGACGAGCCGCGGTTCATGGGGGAGCGTGGGGCGACGGTGGCCGGACTCAAGCTGGCGTACACGCTCCTGCTCACCAATCGCGGCACGCCGATGCTCTACTACGGCGACGAGATCGCCATGCCCGGCGGTGGTGATCCGGACAACCGCCGCGACTTCCCCGGCGGCTGGCCGGGCGACGCGACCAATGCCTTCACCCCCGCCGGTCGGACCGCCGATCAGCAGAGCGTGTGGACGCACATCCAGACGCTGCTGCAGCTCCGCGCCAAGACCCCCGCGCTGCGCACGGGCAAGATCGAACACCTGCTCGCCACCGAACAGCAGTTCGTCTATCGCCGCGGCACCGTGGTAGTGGCGATCAACAACGCGAACACCCCGGCGACAGTCACACTCCCGGTGCCGGCGATCGGATCCGATGTCCTCAAGGCGTGTGCGTCGCTTAGTGGCACGGCGTTGACGATCCCGGCGCGTTCAAGCTGCGTATTCGTGCCGTAG
- a CDS encoding superinfection immunity protein, which translates to MTYIVPMLVPVLVPMIRQLEEPAQRYTGGGLPKGWIMIVISVALYILPSLLAWKNESPRRTKILLINLLLGWTVIGWIVAMIMTFAYVAPPAGETDVPHEPGTGQ; encoded by the coding sequence ATGACGTATATTGTGCCGATGCTCGTCCCCGTGCTCGTCCCGATGATCCGTCAGCTCGAAGAGCCCGCTCAGCGCTACACCGGCGGCGGGCTCCCCAAGGGCTGGATCATGATCGTCATCAGCGTGGCGCTGTACATCCTGCCGTCGCTGCTCGCCTGGAAGAACGAAAGCCCGCGGCGCACAAAGATCCTGCTCATCAACCTGCTGCTCGGCTGGACGGTGATCGGCTGGATTGTGGCGATGATCATGACCTTCGCCTATGTCGCGCCACCCGCGGGCGAGACGGACGTGCCGCACGAGCCGGGAACTGGCCAGTAG
- a CDS encoding sulfite exporter TauE/SafE family protein has product MTELLLPALGIGFVVGFRHAFEPDHLAAVTTLATREGGMSHAARLGVARGIGHTASVALVAVALILLGIRVPERFYSTAELGVATLLIVLGVGSLWVEARRHRHALGEPHHAAHSHHHSHVHTAEVRTASRALGFGLAHGLAGSGAVVVLLVAASRDVREQFAYLLTFGVGTIVGMSLVSFLTGTATGMVSKRNASAARYVRLGAAAMSVVVGLSLGAGVLAELR; this is encoded by the coding sequence ATGACCGAACTCCTGCTGCCGGCGCTCGGCATCGGCTTCGTGGTGGGGTTCCGCCACGCGTTCGAGCCGGACCATCTCGCGGCCGTCACGACCCTCGCCACACGGGAGGGCGGCATGTCGCACGCCGCGCGGCTGGGGGTCGCCCGGGGAATCGGGCACACGGCGAGTGTGGCGCTCGTAGCCGTCGCCCTCATTCTGCTGGGCATCCGGGTCCCGGAGCGCTTCTACAGCACGGCCGAACTCGGCGTCGCCACGCTGCTCATCGTGCTGGGGGTGGGCTCCCTGTGGGTCGAAGCGCGGCGGCATCGCCATGCGCTGGGAGAGCCGCACCACGCGGCCCATTCGCATCATCACTCGCACGTGCACACCGCCGAGGTGCGGACGGCGTCACGGGCGCTCGGGTTTGGGCTCGCGCATGGGCTCGCCGGCAGCGGCGCCGTCGTGGTGCTGCTCGTGGCCGCCTCGCGCGATGTGCGCGAGCAGTTTGCCTATCTGCTCACCTTTGGCGTGGGCACCATCGTGGGCATGTCGCTGGTGAGTTTTCTCACCGGCACCGCCACCGGCATGGTCAGCAAGCGCAACGCGAGCGCCGCCCGCTACGTGCGCCTCGGCGCGGCGGCGATGAGTGTGGTTGTTGGCCTCTCACTCGGCGCGGGCGTGCTGGCTGAGCTCCGCTAG
- the hypF gene encoding carbamoyltransferase HypF yields the protein MRKHVDPMIAASPPPEAVRRQVRVRGTVQGVGFRPFVHRIAHAHGVTGWVYNDDDGVLIEVEGAPDLVEAFLAALVAEAPAASVVDEVTTVVVPIAQASDFVIRESPARAGGTVPISPDLATCADCWREFNDPTDRRYRYPFLNCTQCGPRFTIVLDVPYDRTRTTMRQFTMCPDCQREYDDPTSRRFHAEPNACPVCGPSLAWYAPGGPDVLARREEALAQALAVLRAGGVIAVKGIGGYHLVCDATNEQAVATLRARKHRPDKPLAILVGSLDTLRTFARVSEGAAASLTSPAHAIVLVPHAASTPIAPNVAPGIDTIGAMLPSLPLHAMLATVGPLVCTSGNLSDEPIAWRDEDARARLAPLVDGALAHDRPIEVPCDDSVVQIGRDERERPVRRSRGYAPFPLAVPLGDYASTRVLAVGAELKATVGVLQGARCFLSSHIGDVASPDTLAALTHAVAHLERLHDAHPERIACDAHPGYLSAAWASREAAARGLPLVRVQHHHAHLASLMAEHGLTDTDTLFAFTFDGTGYGPDGTIWGGEALLGGYRSYSRLASLTPFLLAGGDAAVKQTWRTALGLLHALGIPVDDATALDATLEPAQKRALAWQLAKGMGCATTTSMGRLIDACAALAGGRRVVSYEGQGAIEFEALAAGATAADSAPLAGRYRMRVEENPDSGPHAPARIMDVAPLVRALLADVRAQGQPEAPSPADIARAVHEGIAAGMVEVARYARNAHGIHAVGLTGGVFQNRLLSDLARTALVAEGFTVLEHHRVPSNDGGLALGQAMIAACTDLSGAA from the coding sequence ATGCGGAAACACGTTGACCCCATGATTGCCGCCTCACCGCCCCCCGAGGCCGTTCGCCGCCAAGTCCGGGTGCGGGGCACGGTGCAGGGGGTAGGGTTCCGGCCGTTCGTCCATCGGATCGCCCACGCCCATGGCGTGACTGGCTGGGTCTACAACGACGACGACGGCGTGCTGATCGAGGTCGAGGGCGCGCCGGACCTCGTCGAGGCGTTTCTCGCTGCGCTGGTGGCGGAGGCCCCGGCGGCATCGGTGGTCGATGAGGTCACGACGGTGGTGGTGCCGATCGCGCAGGCCTCGGACTTTGTCATTCGCGAGAGTCCGGCCCGCGCCGGCGGTACGGTGCCCATCTCGCCCGATCTGGCGACCTGCGCCGACTGCTGGCGCGAGTTCAACGATCCGACCGACCGTCGCTATCGCTACCCGTTCCTCAATTGCACGCAGTGCGGGCCGCGCTTCACGATCGTGCTCGACGTGCCGTACGACCGCACGCGCACCACCATGCGGCAGTTCACGATGTGCCCGGACTGTCAGCGCGAGTACGACGATCCGACGAGCCGTCGCTTTCACGCGGAGCCGAATGCGTGTCCGGTGTGCGGGCCCTCGCTGGCGTGGTATGCGCCCGGTGGGCCCGATGTCCTGGCGCGGCGTGAGGAGGCGCTCGCGCAGGCGCTCGCTGTGCTGCGCGCCGGCGGCGTGATCGCGGTGAAGGGGATTGGCGGGTATCACCTGGTGTGCGATGCCACGAACGAGCAGGCGGTCGCGACGTTGCGCGCGCGCAAACATCGCCCCGACAAGCCGCTCGCCATTCTCGTCGGCTCGCTCGACACGCTGCGCACGTTTGCGCGGGTAAGCGAGGGAGCGGCTGCGTCGCTGACGTCACCGGCCCACGCCATCGTGCTCGTGCCGCACGCCGCCTCCACCCCGATTGCGCCCAACGTCGCCCCCGGCATAGACACGATTGGCGCCATGCTGCCGTCGCTGCCACTGCACGCCATGCTGGCAACGGTCGGTCCGCTCGTGTGCACCAGCGGCAATCTGTCCGACGAGCCGATCGCCTGGCGCGATGAGGATGCCCGCGCGCGCCTGGCCCCGCTCGTCGATGGGGCGCTGGCGCACGATCGCCCCATCGAAGTCCCCTGCGACGATTCGGTCGTGCAGATCGGTCGTGATGAGCGCGAGCGACCGGTGCGCCGGTCGCGCGGGTATGCGCCATTTCCCCTCGCGGTGCCGTTGGGTGACTATGCGTCTACGCGGGTGCTCGCCGTAGGCGCCGAGCTCAAGGCCACCGTTGGCGTGTTGCAGGGCGCGCGCTGCTTTCTGTCGAGCCATATCGGTGATGTGGCGAGTCCGGACACGCTCGCTGCGCTGACGCACGCGGTGGCGCACCTTGAGCGGCTGCACGATGCGCACCCCGAGCGCATCGCCTGTGATGCGCATCCGGGATATCTCTCCGCCGCCTGGGCATCGCGCGAGGCCGCCGCACGCGGACTCCCGCTGGTGCGTGTACAGCATCATCACGCGCATCTCGCCAGCCTGATGGCGGAGCACGGCCTTACCGATACCGACACGCTGTTCGCGTTCACCTTCGATGGCACCGGCTACGGCCCCGATGGCACCATCTGGGGTGGCGAGGCGCTGCTGGGCGGCTATCGGAGCTACTCGCGCCTCGCGAGTCTCACCCCCTTCCTGCTCGCTGGTGGCGATGCGGCGGTGAAGCAGACCTGGCGCACGGCGCTCGGTCTGCTGCACGCCCTCGGGATCCCCGTCGACGACGCCACTGCGCTCGACGCGACGCTCGAGCCGGCCCAGAAGCGGGCGCTGGCCTGGCAGCTGGCGAAGGGGATGGGGTGTGCCACCACGACCAGCATGGGGCGCCTCATCGATGCCTGCGCCGCACTGGCGGGCGGCCGTCGGGTGGTGAGCTACGAGGGGCAGGGGGCCATCGAGTTCGAGGCGCTCGCGGCGGGTGCCACCGCGGCCGATTCGGCGCCGCTGGCCGGGCGATATCGGATGCGAGTGGAGGAAAACCCTGACTCCGGCCCCCACGCGCCGGCCCGCATTATGGACGTGGCGCCCCTGGTGCGCGCCCTGCTCGCCGACGTGCGCGCGCAGGGACAGCCCGAAGCGCCGTCACCGGCGGACATCGCGCGCGCCGTCCACGAGGGGATTGCGGCTGGCATGGTGGAGGTGGCCCGGTACGCGCGGAACGCGCACGGGATACACGCCGTTGGCCTGACCGGTGGCGTGTTTCAGAATCGCCTGTTGTCTGACCTGGCCCGCACGGCGCTCGTCGCCGAAGGATTCACTGTGCTCGAGCATCATCGCGTTCCCAGCAACGACGGCGGTCTGGCCCTGGGGCAGGCCATGATCGCCGCGTGCACCGATCTCTCGGGAGCGGCGTGA
- a CDS encoding DUF1641 domain-containing protein, whose product MGIAVPSEPSAAQEQLLARLSEEKTIDALNRLLDRLDVIAFTADALSGFLARADVVAESVASSVADLKKMTGEETTAGEVIGRLPQLAKASVQLADVTASPAFDRIINSPLLERLGDPKVLQSLLDVLDRLELASFVLESVDGFLKRSEGIGQALSEDVADLKKATQPDLVKLKEVMRAMPALVTAGQTLVKSGMLEPKAVEALGKIGRSVADSYDEARAVKRETRPLGLFGLLKAIRDPDVNRALDFALHVSKAYGQNLSK is encoded by the coding sequence ATGGGAATCGCCGTGCCGTCCGAGCCGAGTGCTGCCCAGGAGCAGCTGCTCGCCCGCCTCTCGGAAGAGAAGACGATCGACGCACTGAATCGCCTGCTGGACCGTCTGGACGTCATTGCGTTCACTGCCGATGCCCTGAGTGGCTTCCTGGCGCGCGCCGATGTGGTCGCGGAGAGTGTGGCCTCCAGCGTCGCCGATCTCAAGAAGATGACGGGCGAGGAGACAACCGCCGGTGAGGTGATCGGTCGCCTGCCCCAGCTGGCCAAGGCCAGCGTGCAGCTTGCGGATGTCACGGCGTCGCCGGCGTTCGACCGGATCATCAATTCGCCCCTGCTGGAGCGCCTCGGCGATCCCAAGGTGCTTCAGTCGCTCCTCGATGTGTTGGACCGCCTCGAACTGGCCTCGTTCGTCCTCGAGAGCGTGGACGGCTTCCTCAAGCGCAGTGAGGGGATTGGCCAGGCGCTCTCCGAAGACGTGGCGGATCTCAAGAAGGCCACGCAGCCCGATCTGGTGAAGCTCAAGGAGGTCATGCGCGCCATGCCCGCGCTGGTGACCGCCGGGCAGACGCTGGTGAAGTCGGGGATGCTCGAACCCAAGGCCGTCGAGGCGCTCGGCAAGATCGGCCGGTCGGTGGCCGACTCCTACGACGAGGCGCGCGCGGTCAAGCGGGAAACCCGGCCGCTGGGGCTCTTCGGTCTGCTCAAGGCCATTCGCGACCCGGATGTGAATCGCGCGCTCGATTTCGCCCTGCACGTCTCGAAGGCCTACGGGCAGAACCTCAGCAAGTAA
- the hypA gene encoding hydrogenase maturation nickel metallochaperone HypA, which translates to MHELSIAHGIVDVAVGEARRLGAVRVSAVHVAVGRLSGIEAGALLFCYDIATAGTPLDGSRLVIEDVPISIYCKPCGSEKALPGVNRFRCPDCQTPSGDIRRGRELELTHLEVEQPDFTPLTQSAAS; encoded by the coding sequence ATGCACGAACTCTCCATTGCGCATGGCATCGTCGACGTGGCCGTCGGTGAAGCGCGCCGCCTCGGCGCCGTGCGGGTCAGCGCCGTGCACGTGGCGGTCGGGCGGTTGTCAGGGATTGAGGCGGGCGCGCTGCTCTTCTGCTACGACATCGCCACCGCGGGTACGCCCCTCGACGGCTCGCGGCTGGTCATCGAGGACGTCCCGATCAGCATCTACTGCAAGCCGTGCGGCTCGGAGAAGGCGCTGCCGGGCGTGAACCGCTTTCGGTGTCCGGACTGTCAGACGCCGAGCGGCGACATTCGGCGGGGGCGTGAGCTGGAATTGACGCATCTGGAGGTGGAGCAGCCGGATTTCACGCCGCTCACCCAGAGTGCCGCCTCATGA
- the hypB gene encoding hydrogenase nickel incorporation protein HypB, translating into MSAPTVPLTATETRIVEVRAGILKKNDELARALRRRFEAAGVFVVNLVSSPGTGKTAFLERTLRELREQGLRVAALVGDLETDNDAQRLARSGAPARQINTHGRCHLEAEMIEAHLDDFAIDQLDVLFIENVGNLVCPASYDLGEAMRVALLSVTEGEDKPLKYPTMFNSADVAMITKVDLAEACEFDWEAARQSIESVRPGMTILSCSARKGTGMATWYAALETRRQGWRSTRRDVVV; encoded by the coding sequence ATGAGTGCGCCGACCGTGCCTCTCACTGCCACGGAAACACGCATCGTCGAGGTGCGTGCTGGCATTCTCAAGAAGAACGATGAACTGGCGCGCGCCCTGCGCCGCCGCTTCGAGGCCGCGGGCGTCTTCGTCGTGAACCTGGTGTCGAGCCCGGGCACCGGAAAGACCGCGTTTCTTGAACGCACCCTGCGCGAGTTGCGCGAGCAGGGGCTGCGGGTCGCCGCCCTGGTCGGCGATCTCGAAACCGACAACGACGCGCAGCGCCTGGCGCGCAGCGGCGCTCCGGCCAGGCAGATCAACACCCACGGACGCTGTCACCTGGAAGCGGAGATGATCGAGGCCCACCTCGACGACTTCGCGATCGACCAGCTCGATGTGCTGTTCATCGAGAATGTCGGCAATCTGGTCTGCCCGGCCTCCTACGATCTGGGCGAGGCCATGCGCGTGGCCCTCCTCTCCGTCACCGAAGGCGAGGACAAGCCGCTCAAGTATCCCACGATGTTCAACTCGGCCGACGTCGCCATGATCACCAAGGTCGATCTCGCCGAGGCCTGTGAGTTCGACTGGGAGGCGGCACGGCAGTCGATCGAATCGGTACGCCCCGGGATGACGATCCTCTCCTGCTCCGCGCGTAAAGGCACGGGGATGGCCACCTGGTATGCCGCCCTCGAAACGCGTCGACAGGGGTGGCGGTCCACCCGCCGTGACGTCGTTGTTTGA
- a CDS encoding GAF domain-containing protein encodes MASRPRVAHPLKLEDGGSHPLRSAADRLQHVFTVAQLLAREPDGATLAAELAALLPPMLGADLALVATVIDSEITAVAGGAVLDPAITAVMRAIMTVAATRRERLVSNDPFTMLPGTFSTPASVGYGSLAVMPALHHAGHAVAVLLVASPDERAFTDSDLMLLGTIAEQTVVGLDRAQLLGRLSEWSNGMEALLAFSGSVHQHRAPEVLVNEMVEHAARFLKADAGRGGLAVARPSGDLVMEATAYWQHGQWTRATRRWPRKQGIPGIVLDHEFAYLAPDYPNDPAADPDLVTEGTIRHALCVPLRDAMHTVVGFLELHRGVERAAFTWNDAAFLEALADTTAMAIENARLVNALEAKNDEIRQLFARHAERLEEERQHIARDLHDETGQALVGVKLALQVLSRVVPATDPTLAAPLDELRLQVNQATSRFRQLARRLRPPSLDQHGLASAIGQLAHDAEQRSGLQVSVAFEGIDERRWPLHETAVFRIVQEALTNVCVHAQATTCAVRVSHTGHSLAVRITDDGRGFRPDERTPGLGLRGIGERVHMLGGTLQVSSAPGEGTRLLIDLPLS; translated from the coding sequence ATGGCGTCCCGACCGCGTGTGGCGCACCCACTGAAACTCGAAGACGGCGGCAGCCATCCACTGCGCTCCGCGGCGGACCGGCTGCAGCACGTGTTCACCGTCGCGCAGCTGCTCGCGCGCGAACCGGATGGCGCGACGCTCGCCGCCGAGCTGGCGGCGCTGTTGCCGCCAATGCTCGGGGCGGATCTCGCACTGGTGGCGACGGTGATCGACAGTGAGATCACCGCCGTGGCCGGCGGCGCGGTGCTGGACCCGGCCATCACCGCCGTGATGCGCGCCATCATGACCGTCGCGGCGACCCGACGTGAGCGTCTGGTGTCGAACGACCCGTTCACGATGCTGCCAGGCACCTTCTCCACGCCGGCGAGTGTGGGGTACGGCAGTCTCGCCGTGATGCCCGCGTTGCATCACGCCGGGCACGCCGTCGCCGTGTTGCTGGTGGCGAGCCCGGACGAACGCGCGTTCACCGATTCGGACCTGATGCTCCTCGGCACGATCGCGGAGCAGACCGTGGTAGGCCTCGACCGGGCGCAACTGCTGGGGCGCCTGTCGGAATGGTCCAACGGGATGGAGGCGTTGCTCGCGTTCTCGGGCTCGGTGCATCAGCATCGGGCGCCCGAAGTGCTCGTGAACGAGATGGTCGAGCATGCGGCTCGCTTTCTCAAAGCCGACGCCGGTCGCGGCGGGCTCGCCGTGGCGAGACCGAGTGGCGATCTGGTCATGGAGGCCACGGCCTACTGGCAGCATGGGCAATGGACGCGCGCCACGCGTCGCTGGCCTCGGAAGCAGGGGATCCCGGGGATCGTGCTCGACCACGAGTTCGCGTATCTCGCCCCCGATTACCCGAACGATCCGGCCGCCGATCCCGATCTCGTCACCGAAGGGACCATCCGTCACGCGCTCTGTGTCCCCCTGCGTGACGCGATGCATACGGTGGTGGGGTTTCTCGAATTACATCGGGGCGTGGAGCGCGCGGCGTTCACCTGGAACGATGCGGCGTTTCTCGAGGCGCTGGCGGACACCACCGCCATGGCGATCGAGAACGCGCGGCTGGTGAACGCGCTGGAGGCGAAGAACGACGAGATCCGGCAGCTCTTCGCGCGCCATGCCGAACGGCTGGAAGAAGAGCGGCAACACATCGCCCGCGATCTGCACGATGAAACCGGGCAGGCGCTCGTGGGGGTCAAGCTGGCGCTGCAGGTGCTGTCGCGCGTCGTGCCCGCCACCGATCCAACCCTCGCAGCGCCGCTCGATGAGCTGCGTCTGCAGGTGAATCAGGCGACCTCGCGGTTCCGTCAACTCGCCCGGCGGCTGCGCCCCCCGAGTCTCGACCAGCATGGTTTGGCCTCGGCCATCGGCCAGTTGGCGCACGATGCCGAACAACGGAGTGGGCTGCAGGTGTCGGTCGCGTTCGAGGGGATCGACGAACGGCGCTGGCCGCTGCACGAAACCGCGGTGTTCCGCATCGTGCAGGAGGCGCTCACGAACGTGTGCGTGCATGCGCAGGCCACGACATGTGCCGTGCGCGTGTCGCATACCGGGCATTCCCTGGCCGTGCGCATCACCGACGACGGCCGTGGCTTCCGCCCCGATGAGCGCACGCCCGGGCTGGGGCTACGCGGCATCGGCGAACGCGTCCACATGCTCGGCGGGACGCTGCAGGTGTCGAGCGCCCCCGGCGAGGGGACGCGCCTGCTGATCGATCTGCCGCTGTCGTAG
- a CDS encoding response regulator transcription factor has translation MAKARILLVDDHALVRRGLAVLLRMDSRFEVVGEAGSGEAALAAVEQLRPDVMVLDLNMPGIDGLETLRRLRSKPIPVKVLILTMHDEMHLVGQAMTSGADGYLLKDSMDDELFQAIDGVIRGQKYVAAAIDRSRLLEVTARPTTLTTREREVLQLIAAGHTTSEVAERLNISPHTATRHRANLMQKLDAHNQVELVRIASSQGLIVLG, from the coding sequence ATGGCCAAGGCGCGAATTCTGCTGGTGGACGATCATGCGCTCGTGCGGCGCGGCCTGGCCGTGCTCCTGCGCATGGATTCGCGCTTTGAGGTCGTGGGCGAAGCCGGGTCGGGGGAGGCCGCGCTCGCGGCCGTGGAGCAGTTGCGCCCCGACGTGATGGTGCTCGATCTCAACATGCCGGGGATCGACGGCCTGGAGACGCTCCGCCGGCTCCGCAGCAAGCCGATCCCCGTGAAGGTCCTGATCCTCACGATGCACGACGAAATGCATCTGGTGGGGCAGGCGATGACGAGTGGGGCCGACGGCTACCTGCTCAAGGATTCGATGGACGACGAGCTCTTTCAGGCCATCGACGGGGTGATTCGCGGCCAGAAGTACGTGGCGGCGGCGATCGACCGGAGCCGGCTGCTGGAGGTCACCGCGCGTCCGACGACTCTCACCACGCGCGAGCGCGAGGTGCTGCAGCTCATTGCGGCGGGGCATACCACGAGCGAAGTCGCCGAACGGCTCAACATTTCGCCGCACACGGCTACGCGGCACCGCGCGAATCTCATGCAGAAGCTCGATGCCCACAACCAGGTCGAGCTGGTGCGCATTGCGTCGTCGCAGGGGCTGATCGTGCTGGGGTAG
- a CDS encoding hydrogenase, with translation MATVLWLQGGACSGNTMSFLNAEEPSACDLVTDFGIEILWHPSLGLEMGAPVRQLLDDLASGKKQLDIFVFEGTVILGPNNTGRFNMFADRPMKDWVKEIASHAGAVVALGDCACWGGIPATEPNPVDSVGLQYLKRKHGGFLGSDFKSKWGLPVVNIPGCPTHPDWVTQILVAIAAGRAGDIALDDLQRPQTFFKTFTQTGCTRVQYFEYKQSTMEFGQGTRQGCLFYELGCRGPMTHSPCNRILWNRQSSKTRAGMPCTGCTEPEFPFHDLKPGTVFKTQKVSGTIPKEVPTGTDHVSYMAHAAAARIAAPKWTKEDMFVV, from the coding sequence ATGGCAACGGTGCTGTGGCTGCAGGGCGGCGCGTGTTCCGGCAACACGATGTCGTTCCTGAATGCCGAAGAACCGAGCGCGTGCGATCTGGTGACCGACTTCGGCATTGAGATCCTGTGGCACCCCTCCCTGGGCCTCGAGATGGGCGCCCCCGTGCGTCAGCTCCTCGATGACCTGGCGAGCGGCAAGAAGCAGCTCGACATCTTCGTGTTTGAAGGCACCGTGATCCTCGGGCCCAACAACACCGGTCGGTTCAACATGTTCGCCGACCGCCCCATGAAGGACTGGGTGAAGGAGATCGCCAGTCACGCCGGTGCTGTCGTCGCGCTGGGCGACTGCGCCTGCTGGGGCGGCATCCCGGCCACCGAGCCCAATCCGGTGGACTCCGTAGGGTTGCAGTACCTCAAGCGCAAGCACGGCGGCTTCCTGGGGAGCGACTTCAAGTCCAAGTGGGGGCTGCCGGTCGTGAACATCCCCGGCTGCCCGACGCATCCGGACTGGGTCACGCAGATCCTCGTGGCCATCGCCGCCGGCCGCGCTGGCGATATCGCGCTCGACGACCTCCAGCGCCCGCAGACGTTCTTCAAGACGTTCACGCAGACCGGCTGTACACGCGTGCAGTACTTCGAGTACAAGCAGAGCACGATGGAGTTCGGCCAGGGTACGCGTCAGGGCTGCCTCTTCTACGAACTCGGCTGCCGTGGGCCCATGACGCACTCGCCGTGCAATCGCATTCTGTGGAACCGGCAGAGCTCCAAGACGCGCGCCGGCATGCCCTGCACCGGGTGCACCGAGCCCGAGTTCCCGTTCCACGATCTCAAGCCGGGCACGGTGTTCAAGACGCAGAAGGTGAGTGGCACGATTCCGAAGGAAGTGCCCACCGGGACGGATCACGTCTCGTACATGGCACACGCGGCGGCCGCGCGCATCGCGGCGCCGAAGTGGACGAAGGAAGACATGTTCGTCGTCTGA